A section of the Oryzias latipes chromosome 10, ASM223467v1 genome encodes:
- the LOC110015381 gene encoding uncharacterized protein LOC110015381 yields MSFTLQAFLDSPRIEVLESCRKADLLCVAAHFGIPVSRHAIKRELRAELIEHLVELKVLVASVPSVSKDETAGVAVDSNAVGVVTPPGKVEEAEVPPATLPRFDPLSPELGSSSRDAKLKLRLTRLRLETEERERERERRAEYELRLQVRRMEIEADKEVRLKQLEVEALQHSAAQSSMADTATALAVSNGKRGFDVSRNIAMVPTFRESEVDSYFKAFERVAIALDWPEDMWSILLQCKLVGKAQEVVSSLSVADSLQYTVLKESILRAYELVPEAYRQKFRNHKKPSGHTFVEFAREKSVLFDKWCSASEVQNNFESLRQLVLLEDFKGSLPEKVVVFLNEQKVTSLSKAAVMADEFVLTHKTVFWSHSEGLAGPRPLRVEPRSFPQDKPRELSTSPRGSRECFYCHKRGHVVVDCPGLKRKLSSTSPQPKGMGLLKSLPGMDKPQTLDPCFKPFVSQGFISETGHPDNQQPVTMLRDTGGSQSVIREGILPLTEGSSCVDFILGNDIAGGKVVPAPEVTENPVVDLGVENPQPGFEGFPHCVVTRAQTQKYGLDLSDSFLAGECVSVKGRSSRLPKVSPKSLTSCPTTVELPATREEFIAAQKEDTSIKKCHALVLSLTEAEKMKTAYFYNDGLLMRRWTSGNPSEDWAVTNQVVVPTVFRPQVLMLAHDHPWSGHLGVTKTYDRVLKHFFWPGLKSDVIHYCRTCHICQLAGKPNQVVPPAPLFPIPVHEEPFERVIVDCVGPLPKLEIDASADGVGAVLLQEDDSGIDHPVSYFSKKLNDHQKRYSTIEKEALSLLLTLQHFEVYVGSINFLMMFTWDCSFISCDWPPAGHVVLLYQEAGAY; encoded by the exons ATGAGCTTTACTTTGCAGGCGTTCCTTGATAGTCCGAGGATCGAAGTCCTCGAGTCTTGTCGTAAGGCCGACTTATTGTGTGTTGCCGCCCATTTTGGTATACCAGTGTCTAGACATGCCATTAAAAGAGAGCTCAGGGCTGAGCTTATAGAGCATTTAGTGGAGTTAAAGGTCCTTGTTGCCAGTGTCCCGTCTGTCTCTAAAGATGAAACTGCCGGTGTGGCTGTTGACAGCAACGCCGTGGGTGTTGTCACGCCTCCAGGAAAGGTAGAGGAGGCTGAGGTCCCTCCTGCGACTTTACCACGCTTTGATCCTTTGTCCCCCGAATTGGGGAGTTCTAGCAGGGATGCTAAGCTTAAGCTTCGCCTCACGCGGCTACGTCTGGAGACAGAGGAGagggagagagaaagagagcgaCGGGCAGAGTATGAGCTCCGCCTGCAGGTTCGCAGGATGGAGATTGAGGCGGACAAGGAAGTCCGGCTGAAGCAGCTGGAGGTTGAGGCTTTGCAACACTCTGCAGCACAGTCTTCGATGGCAGACACTGCTACTGCTTTAGCGGTTTCTAACGGGAAAAGGGGGTTTGATGTAAGCAGAAACATAGCGATGGTGCCTACGTTTCGTGAGTCTGAGGTGGATTCCTACTTTAAAGCTTTTGAACGTGTGGCAATAGCTCTTGACTGGCCAGAGGACATGTGGTCCATATTGCTTCAATGTAAGCTGGTGGGAAAAGCTCAGGAAGTTGTATCCTCTCTTTCTGTCGCTGACAGCTTACAATACACAGTGCTGAAAGAGTCTATATTGCGTGCCTATGAACTTGTACCAGAAGCATACAGGCAGAAATTTAGGAATCACAAGAAACCTAGTGGTCACACATTTGTTGAGTTTGCAAGAGAAAAAAGTGTTCTCTTTGACAAGTGGTGTTCGGCCAGTGAAGTTCAAAACAATTTTGAGTCTCTCCGTCAGCTTGTTCTTCTTGAGGACTTTAAGGGTTCATTACCAGAGAAAGTCGTTGTGTTCCTCAATGAACAAAAAGTTACATCATTGTCAAAggcagcagtgatggctgacGAGTTTGTTTTAACCCATAAGACTGTGTTCTGGTCTCATTCTGAAGGGTTAGCAGGACCCCGCCCTCTGAGAGTGGAGCCTAGATCGTTTCCTCAGGATAAGCCCAGAGAACTATCAACTTCCCCTCGTGGTAGTCGTGAATGTTTCTACTGCCATAAAAGGGGCCATGTTGTTGTAGATTGTCCTGGTCTGAAACGCAAATTGTCATCCACATCACCTCAACCTAAAGGCATGGGTCTGCTCAAAAGTTTGCCAGGTATGGACAAGCCTCAAACTTTAGACCCATGTTTCAAACCTTTTGTGTCTCAGGGTTTCATTTCAGAAACAGGCCATCCAGACAACCAACAGCCGGTGACTATGCTGAGAGACACGGGCGGCTCACAATCTGTCATACGGGAAGGAATATTGCCATTAACTGAGGGCTCTTCAT GTGTGGATTTCATTCTCGGAAACGACATAGCGGGTGGAAAGGTTGTACCAGCTCCTGAGGTGACAGAAAACCCTGTTGTGGACTTAGGTGTTGAGAATCCACAGCCAGGTTTTGAAGGTTTCCCTCATTGTGTTGTCACCAGGGCTCAAACACAGAAGTACGGTCTTGATTTGTCTGATTCCTTTCTTGCTGGAGAATGTGTTTCGGTGAAGGGCAGATCTAGCAGATTGCCTAAGGTTTCACCTAAGTCTTTAACATCGTGTCCTACAACAGTTGAATTACCAGCTACACGAGAAGAATTCATCGCAGCACAGAAGGAAGACACATCCATTAAGAAATGTCATGCGCTTGTTCTTTCTCTTACAGAGGctgagaaaatgaaaactgcaTATTTTTACAATGATGGCTTACTAATGCGCCGATGGACAAGCGGAAACCCTAGTGAGGACTGGGCAGTGACTAATCAGGTGGTTGTGCCTACAGTCTTTCGTCCTCAGGTGTTGATGCTGGCTCATGATCACCCGTGGTCGGGACACCTGGGGGTTACAAAAACCTATGATCGTGTccttaaacatttcttttggccTGGACTCAAGTCGGATGTCATTCATTACTGTCGCACTTGTCACATATGTCAGTTAGCAGGAAAACCAAACCAAGTAGTTCCTCCTGCCCCCCTCTTTCCTATTCCTGTGCATGAGGAACCATTCGAGAGGGTCATTGTCGATTGTGTGGGACCACTGCCGAAG CTGGAGATAGACGCCAGCGCGGATGGTGTTGGTGCTGTTCTCCTACAGGAGGATGACTCAGGAATAGACCACCCAGTGAGCTACTTCTCGAAGAAGCTCAATGATCATCAGAAGAGGTACTCCACCATTGAGAAAGAGGCTCTGTCATTACTCCTGACGTTACAGCATTTCGAGGTATATGTTGGCTCAA TTAATTTCCTGATGATGTTCACCTGGGACTGCAGCTTCATCAGCTGTGACTGGCCGCCTGCTGGTCATGTGGTGCTCCTCTACCAGGAAGCCGGAGCCTATTAA